Proteins encoded together in one Triticum dicoccoides isolate Atlit2015 ecotype Zavitan chromosome 7B, WEW_v2.0, whole genome shotgun sequence window:
- the LOC119335653 gene encoding uncharacterized protein At3g27210-like yields the protein MKLIRRGKRSRAKKGSSAPLQSTGDVDGGSGGGSNSRQVAPENVLPAESTTVAGYASSRDEAFYEASPWLDSDCEDDFFSVNGDGTPARTFSTTASNQATAAAFEPQTKLPTLEAILKSDPLKPTPQRKKLGDLLKEKQESADGAGHISRARGGGGAGRCCIPQLSRVISHRERRN from the exons ATGAAGTTGATCCGCAGGGGCAAGCGTTCAAGGGCGAAGAAGGGCTCGTCAGCTCCGTTGCAATCTACCGGAGATGTTGATGGTGGAAGCGGGGGTGGCTCCAATAGCAGGCAAGTGGCGCCTGAGAACGTCCTCCCGGCTGAATCGACTACAGTCGCTGGCTATG CTAGCAGCAGAGATGAAGCTTTCTACGAAGCCTCTCCATGGTTAGACTCGGACTGTGAAGACGATTTCTTCAGTGTAAATGGAG ATGGTACACCCGCGAGAACATTCAGCACAACTGCAAGCAACCAGGCCACAGCTGCTGcatttgaacctcagacaaagctgCCCACGCTGGAGGCGATCCTCAAATCCGATCCCCTGAAGCCAACCCCACAGAGGAAGAAGCTCGGTGACCTCCTCAAGGAGAAGCAAGAAAGCGCCGATGGCGCCGGCCACATCTCCAGGGCTcgcggcggaggcggagctggGCGGTGCTGCATCCCTCAGTTGTCGCGGGTCATCAGCCACAGGGAGAGGAGAAATTAA